One region of Streptomyces davaonensis JCM 4913 genomic DNA includes:
- a CDS encoding alpha/beta fold hydrolase codes for MPYITVGEENSAPIELYYEDHGSGQPVVLIHGYPLDGHSWEKQLPALLKAGHRVITYDRRGFGRSSKPATGYDYDTFASDLDTLLTTLDLTDTALVGFSMGTGEVGRYLGTYGSQRIAKAVFLASLEPFLLKTDDNPAGVDQQVFDGILEAVTKDRYAYFTGFFQAFYNLDDTLGDRISSEAVSASWTVAGTSSSVASVACVPTWLTDFRGDVARIDVPALIVHGTADRILPVEATGRPFHALLPSAEYVEIDGAPHGLLWTHAEEVNAALLAFLAK; via the coding sequence ATGCCGTACATCACCGTGGGCGAGGAGAACAGCGCCCCGATCGAGCTGTACTACGAGGACCACGGCAGCGGACAGCCGGTGGTGCTCATCCACGGCTACCCGCTGGACGGCCACTCCTGGGAGAAGCAACTGCCCGCCCTGCTGAAGGCCGGGCACCGGGTGATCACCTACGACCGCCGAGGCTTCGGCCGCTCCTCCAAGCCCGCCACCGGCTACGACTACGACACCTTCGCTTCCGACCTCGACACGCTGCTCACCACGCTGGACCTCACCGACACGGCGCTGGTCGGCTTCTCGATGGGCACCGGCGAGGTCGGCCGCTACCTGGGCACCTACGGCTCACAGCGCATCGCCAAGGCGGTGTTCCTGGCATCGCTGGAGCCGTTCCTGCTGAAGACCGACGACAACCCGGCCGGCGTCGACCAGCAGGTGTTCGACGGCATCCTGGAGGCGGTCACGAAGGACCGGTACGCCTACTTCACCGGCTTCTTCCAGGCGTTCTACAACCTCGACGACACCCTCGGGGACCGGATCAGCAGCGAGGCGGTCAGCGCGAGCTGGACCGTCGCCGGTACCTCCTCGTCGGTCGCGTCAGTGGCGTGCGTCCCCACGTGGCTGACCGATTTCCGCGGCGACGTGGCCCGCATCGACGTCCCCGCGCTGATCGTGCACGGCACCGCCGACCGCATCCTGCCCGTTGAGGCAACGGGGCGGCCCTTCCACGCCCTGCTGCCGTCCGCGGAGTACGTGGAGATCGACGGCGCCCCGCACGGGCTGCTGTGGACACACGCCGAGGAGGTCAACGCCGCCCTGCTGGCCTTCCTCGCCAAGTAG
- a CDS encoding NADPH-dependent F420 reductase has product MSHRQQPTATQEKAMSIGIIGAGAIGAALAERLVAAGENVLISNSRGPDSLSALVSAAGPGLTAVTVKEAAQQDVVVLAVPWKRLKDAIAATGLTGWEGRIVIDTTNPLGPPDFKVANLGGRTSSEVVADLVPGAKLVKAFNTLPPHVLGANPRSGSGRRVIFLSGDDAGANDRITRLIERAGWAAVDLGPLATGGRLQQFPGGPLPTLSLLKEN; this is encoded by the coding sequence CTGTCGCACCGTCAGCAACCCACAGCCACCCAGGAGAAGGCCATGTCCATCGGAATCATCGGAGCCGGAGCCATCGGCGCGGCACTCGCCGAGCGCCTCGTCGCCGCCGGCGAGAACGTCCTCATCAGCAACAGCCGGGGCCCCGACTCCCTGAGCGCACTGGTCAGCGCGGCCGGCCCCGGACTGACCGCGGTGACGGTCAAGGAGGCCGCGCAGCAGGACGTCGTCGTCCTGGCCGTGCCCTGGAAGCGTCTGAAGGACGCCATCGCCGCCACCGGGCTCACCGGCTGGGAAGGCCGCATCGTCATCGACACCACCAACCCCCTCGGCCCGCCCGACTTCAAGGTCGCGAACCTCGGTGGCCGTACCTCCAGCGAAGTCGTCGCCGACCTCGTGCCCGGCGCCAAACTGGTCAAGGCCTTCAACACCCTGCCGCCCCACGTTCTGGGCGCCAACCCCCGCTCCGGCAGCGGCCGCAGGGTCATCTTCCTGTCCGGCGACGACGCCGGCGCCAACGACCGCATCACCCGCCTGATCGAACGCGCCGGCTGGGCCGCGGTCGACCTCGGCCCGCTCGCCACCGGCGGCCGCCTCCAGCAGTTCCCCGGCGGCCCGCTGCCCACCCTCAGCCTGCTGAAGGAGAACTGA
- a CDS encoding DNA-processing protein DprA, which produces MDQELERAALVALLRRGDRSWPELTDQVETVGSARDVLESALDASGQGALFATEPAVDLESIAAEIAAWEREGMRLVTILDEDYPLCLRLVHQRPPFLFLRGNHMENDLRVAVVGTRNPTPEGIAHARAIAGGLAERGVTVVSGLAAGIDTAAHGTALAVGGRTVAVIGTGLRRSYPAQNARLQQEIADSGLVISQFWPDSPPSKASFPMRNAVMSGYSLATVVVEAAYRSGARMQARLALEHGRRVFLMRSLMTHEWAREYAARPNTSVIDTADDIFNVLDSLVPTTGELTWA; this is translated from the coding sequence ATGGACCAGGAGCTGGAGCGAGCCGCGCTCGTCGCGCTGTTGCGGCGTGGGGACCGCTCCTGGCCTGAGCTGACCGACCAGGTCGAGACCGTCGGCAGCGCGCGTGACGTCCTGGAGAGCGCGCTCGACGCCTCAGGGCAGGGTGCTCTTTTCGCCACCGAGCCGGCCGTGGACCTGGAGTCGATCGCCGCCGAGATCGCTGCCTGGGAACGAGAGGGCATGCGGCTGGTGACCATCCTGGACGAGGACTACCCGCTGTGCCTGCGGCTGGTACATCAGCGTCCACCGTTCCTGTTCCTGCGCGGCAACCACATGGAGAACGACCTGCGGGTCGCGGTCGTCGGCACCCGCAACCCCACACCGGAGGGAATCGCCCACGCCCGGGCCATCGCCGGCGGGCTCGCCGAGCGTGGTGTGACGGTGGTCAGCGGCCTTGCGGCAGGAATCGACACCGCGGCCCATGGAACGGCTCTAGCAGTTGGCGGACGCACAGTCGCCGTCATCGGCACTGGCCTGCGCCGCTCCTACCCGGCTCAGAATGCCCGCCTACAGCAGGAGATCGCCGACAGCGGGCTGGTCATTTCCCAGTTCTGGCCGGACTCACCGCCCTCGAAGGCCTCCTTCCCCATGCGCAACGCCGTGATGAGCGGCTACAGCCTGGCGACAGTGGTGGTTGAGGCGGCGTATCGAAGCGGCGCCCGGATGCAGGCCCGCCTCGCCCTGGAGCACGGTCGCCGTGTCTTTCTGATGCGTTCCCTCATGACCCATGAGTGGGCACGCGAGTACGCGGCCCGGCCGAACACGAGCGTTATCGACACCGCAGACGACATCTTCAACGTCCTCGACTCCCTCGTCCCCACCACGGGCGAGCTGACCTGGGCATAG
- a CDS encoding alpha/beta hydrolase has product MAPGAVPVVLIHGLWIHPASWQSWIELLEEAGYDPIAPGWPGVGETPEDTRAHPAATAGYGIADIADHYARIIADLPVKPLVIGHSFGGLIAQNLLGRELAAAAVAIDPAPIRGVKPVPVSTLRSTFVALGNPGNRSKAISLNAKQFGYAFGNALPADESDDLYARWAIPGPARPLFEAAFANFSPSSPARVATRNSARGPLLLMSGGKDHIVPPAVVRSAAKQYRHTSAVTEVREFPDRGHSLTLDHGWREVADAAVGWLDKNHPA; this is encoded by the coding sequence ATGGCCCCAGGTGCTGTTCCCGTGGTGCTGATCCACGGTCTGTGGATCCATCCGGCGAGTTGGCAGAGCTGGATCGAACTCTTGGAGGAGGCGGGCTACGACCCGATCGCCCCGGGTTGGCCCGGCGTGGGGGAGACACCGGAGGATACGCGGGCGCATCCGGCGGCCACCGCCGGTTACGGGATCGCGGACATCGCCGACCACTACGCGCGGATCATCGCGGACCTGCCGGTGAAGCCGCTGGTGATCGGCCACTCCTTCGGCGGTCTGATCGCCCAGAACCTACTGGGACGTGAGCTGGCAGCGGCGGCGGTCGCCATCGACCCCGCTCCGATCCGGGGCGTCAAGCCGGTGCCGGTGTCGACGCTGCGGTCGACGTTCGTGGCGCTGGGCAACCCGGGCAACCGCTCCAAGGCGATCTCACTCAACGCCAAGCAGTTCGGTTACGCGTTCGGCAACGCCCTGCCTGCCGACGAGTCGGACGACCTGTACGCGCGGTGGGCGATACCCGGTCCGGCCCGGCCGCTGTTCGAGGCGGCGTTCGCCAACTTCAGCCCGTCCTCCCCGGCACGGGTCGCCACGCGCAACAGTGCGCGGGGCCCGCTGCTGCTGATGTCGGGCGGCAAGGACCACATCGTGCCGCCGGCGGTGGTGCGTTCGGCGGCGAAGCAGTACCGCCACACCTCTGCCGTGACCGAGGTTCGCGAGTTCCCCGACCGCGGCCACTCCCTCACCCTCGACCACGGCTGGCGTGAGGTCGCCGATGCGGCCGTGGGCTGGCTGGACAAGAACCATCCCGCCTGA
- a CDS encoding hydrolase: MATATPYTGLHALVTPQDSVLLMIDHQGSQFAGLHSHEPGAVVNAAAGLTKAAKLFGVPTILSTVVPDRGGRLIPQIQDVFPDQEPIERTTVNSWEDQRVVDAVAATGRKNLLIAGLWTEICVAFPAVHALADGYKVFVVTDACGGVSPEAHERAVQRMVQAGVVPLTWMAVAGEWQRDWAREATVPGFADILFAHGGGVGTSLAWEFQLLGLDKP; encoded by the coding sequence ATGGCCACTGCCACCCCCTACACCGGCTTACACGCCCTGGTCACCCCGCAGGACAGCGTGCTGCTCATGATCGACCACCAGGGCTCGCAGTTCGCCGGACTGCACAGCCACGAGCCCGGCGCCGTCGTCAACGCCGCCGCGGGCCTGACGAAGGCCGCCAAGCTCTTCGGCGTCCCGACCATCCTCAGCACGGTCGTCCCCGATCGCGGCGGCCGCCTGATACCTCAGATCCAGGACGTCTTCCCGGACCAGGAACCCATCGAGCGCACGACCGTCAACAGCTGGGAGGACCAGCGCGTCGTCGACGCCGTGGCCGCCACCGGCCGCAAGAACCTACTGATCGCGGGCCTGTGGACGGAGATCTGCGTCGCGTTCCCGGCCGTCCACGCCCTCGCCGACGGCTACAAGGTGTTCGTCGTCACCGACGCCTGCGGCGGCGTCAGCCCCGAAGCCCACGAGCGCGCCGTCCAGCGCATGGTCCAGGCCGGCGTCGTCCCCCTGACCTGGATGGCCGTCGCCGGAGAGTGGCAGCGCGACTGGGCACGGGAGGCCACCGTCCCCGGCTTCGCCGACATCCTCTTCGCCCACGGCGGCGGAGTCGGCACCAGCCTCGCCTGGGAGTTCCAGCTCCTCGGCCTCGACAAGCCGTAG
- a CDS encoding NADP-dependent oxidoreductase yields the protein MPRAVRFSRYGGPEVLHIAEVDEPEPRPGEIVVAVEAAAINPGEIGIREGAFADLWPAHFPEGQGNDYAGTVHTVGPGVTTFRPGDEVMGFAPRAAQADFVRTRPDRLARKPRSLDWAQAAVIPGVGATAYAETAALQLSAHDTVVISAGAGGVGSIAIQLAHHRGATVIATGSKTSFPFLESLGAIPVEYGEGLADRIREATPAPVTAYLDHFGRGNVATALELGVPPTRINTLADGAAVARRTARSVGQAEADTPEIWETLAAMAVSGDIAFPIDSVYPLDEVRAAYIKLAERHTHGKIALTTGRAVAPTIPPLS from the coding sequence ATGCCCAGGGCGGTCCGCTTCAGCCGCTACGGCGGACCCGAAGTCCTCCACATCGCCGAGGTCGACGAGCCCGAACCGCGGCCGGGGGAGATCGTGGTGGCCGTCGAGGCCGCCGCGATCAACCCCGGCGAGATCGGCATCCGCGAAGGCGCCTTCGCCGACCTGTGGCCCGCGCACTTCCCCGAAGGACAGGGCAACGACTACGCCGGAACCGTCCACACCGTGGGGCCCGGCGTGACGACGTTCCGTCCAGGGGACGAAGTCATGGGCTTCGCCCCGCGCGCCGCCCAGGCCGACTTCGTCCGCACCCGCCCCGACCGCCTGGCCCGCAAACCCCGATCCCTCGACTGGGCGCAGGCCGCCGTCATCCCGGGCGTCGGCGCGACGGCCTACGCGGAAACCGCAGCACTCCAGCTGTCGGCACACGACACCGTGGTCATCTCCGCAGGCGCGGGAGGAGTGGGCTCCATCGCCATCCAACTCGCCCACCACCGCGGCGCCACGGTTATCGCCACCGGCAGCAAGACGAGCTTCCCCTTCCTCGAATCCCTCGGCGCCATCCCCGTCGAGTACGGCGAGGGCCTCGCCGACCGGATCCGCGAGGCCACCCCCGCCCCCGTGACGGCGTACCTCGACCACTTCGGCCGCGGCAACGTAGCCACCGCCCTGGAACTCGGCGTTCCCCCGACCAGAATCAACACCCTCGCCGACGGCGCCGCCGTTGCACGCCGCACAGCACGATCCGTCGGCCAGGCCGAAGCGGACACCCCCGAGATCTGGGAAACCCTGGCAGCCATGGCCGTCAGCGGCGACATCGCCTTCCCCATCGACTCGGTGTATCCACTGGACGAGGTACGCGCCGCGTACATCAAACTCGCCGAACGCCATACCCACGGCAAGATCGCCCTCACCACAGGACGCGCAGTAGCTCCCACTATCCCGCCGCTGTCATGA
- a CDS encoding alpha/beta fold hydrolase, whose translation MSVSSSPSRRSALAFAAAVTAGAAMAVTPLADAVADTRYTGGGRPTVVLVHGAWADASGWSTVVGQLQEAGFPVIAPAIPLRGLSSDAAYLAKLLEVTPGPLILVGHSYGGAVISQAAAGNDRVQALVYVAAFIPDAGESAAALAVKFPGSHLSDDPHAEIPTALQPVPYDGGIDLYLRPDKFRDVFLSNRLSRQRAAVLAATQRPAGAVALGEPAQEAAWKTVPSYALVAGADHTIPPAAERFMAQRAGAHTVEADAPHAVHLTHPDTVVRLIRRAAKETS comes from the coding sequence GTGTCCGTCTCTTCTTCTCCATCCCGCCGTTCGGCGCTGGCGTTCGCGGCCGCTGTGACGGCCGGCGCGGCCATGGCCGTCACACCGCTGGCCGACGCGGTCGCAGACACCCGATACACCGGCGGCGGCCGGCCGACGGTCGTGCTGGTCCACGGTGCGTGGGCGGACGCGTCCGGGTGGAGCACCGTGGTAGGTCAACTGCAAGAGGCCGGTTTCCCGGTGATCGCCCCCGCCATCCCGCTCAGAGGCCTGTCCTCGGACGCCGCCTACCTCGCCAAACTCCTGGAGGTGACGCCCGGACCGCTGATACTGGTCGGTCACTCCTACGGCGGCGCCGTCATCTCCCAGGCCGCCGCGGGCAACGACCGCGTGCAGGCGCTGGTGTACGTGGCGGCGTTCATCCCGGACGCCGGGGAGTCCGCGGCTGCCCTGGCGGTGAAGTTCCCCGGCTCGCACCTCAGCGACGACCCGCACGCGGAGATCCCCACCGCACTCCAGCCCGTTCCCTACGACGGCGGCATCGACCTCTACCTCAGGCCGGACAAGTTCCGGGACGTCTTCCTCTCCAACCGGCTGTCCCGTCAGCGCGCGGCAGTCCTGGCCGCCACCCAGCGTCCGGCCGGTGCAGTGGCGCTGGGCGAGCCGGCACAGGAGGCCGCCTGGAAGACCGTGCCCTCCTACGCCCTCGTGGCCGGAGCCGACCACACCATTCCCCCGGCCGCCGAACGCTTCATGGCCCAGCGCGCCGGCGCGCACACCGTCGAGGCCGACGCCCCGCACGCCGTCCACCTCACCCACCCCGACACCGTCGTCCGCCTCATCCGGCGTGCCGCGAAGGAGACCAGCTGA
- a CDS encoding 3-oxoacyl-ACP reductase family protein, translating into MTTQLADDATTSTQAPLAGRVALVTGGSRGIGAAIVRRLAADGAAVAFTYSSAKDTAEALAEEINQAGHTVLAIQADSADEEAVRAAIAETVQHLGALDILVNNAGVAHVAPLEDFPLTEFDRMIAVNVRGVFTAIQAAAPHLGQGGRIITIGSINADRIPVPGVGVYSLTKAAVAGLTRGLARELGPRGITVNTVQPGPTETDMNPDAGPFAESMKQLMPLGHYAQPADIASAVAYLARPEARFITGTSWDVDGGFAV; encoded by the coding sequence ATGACCACGCAGCTCGCGGACGACGCCACCACCTCGACACAGGCCCCGCTCGCCGGGAGGGTCGCGCTGGTGACGGGCGGATCCCGCGGCATCGGCGCCGCGATCGTGCGCCGCCTGGCCGCTGACGGCGCCGCCGTCGCGTTCACCTACTCCAGCGCCAAGGACACCGCCGAGGCCCTCGCCGAGGAGATCAACCAGGCCGGGCACACGGTGCTGGCGATCCAGGCCGACAGCGCGGACGAGGAAGCGGTGCGCGCCGCGATCGCCGAGACGGTCCAGCACCTGGGCGCCCTGGACATCCTGGTGAACAACGCGGGCGTCGCCCACGTCGCCCCGCTGGAGGACTTCCCCCTCACCGAGTTCGACCGGATGATCGCGGTCAACGTGCGGGGCGTGTTCACCGCCATCCAGGCGGCCGCACCCCACCTCGGCCAGGGCGGACGCATCATCACCATCGGCAGCATCAACGCCGACCGCATCCCGGTGCCGGGTGTGGGCGTGTACTCCCTGACCAAGGCCGCCGTCGCGGGCCTCACCCGCGGCCTGGCCCGTGAGCTCGGCCCGCGGGGCATCACCGTCAACACCGTGCAGCCCGGTCCCACCGAGACCGACATGAACCCCGATGCCGGCCCGTTCGCCGAGTCCATGAAGCAGCTCATGCCGCTGGGCCACTACGCCCAGCCGGCCGACATCGCCAGCGCCGTGGCCTACCTGGCCCGCCCCGAGGCCCGGTTCATCACCGGCACCAGCTGGGACGTCGACGGCGGCTTCGCCGTCTGA
- a CDS encoding nitroreductase/quinone reductase family protein encodes MTGTFWFLGGTVDVKLPAHDTDGRASVLEFTDPHDQSPPLHVHTREDEIWAVLDGEITFFVGDQEYDLGPGDVAFGPRGVPHSYRVRSESARMLATFAPAGIEEWFIRNGTPVTTLDQLPAHFDLNAAITTAAEYGLQVVGPPPTRTPKASDAVPAGTATPEEVRTWNRGIQDEFREGGGKVGGVFKGADMALLTTTGAKSGRPATTPITYYRDGDRILLVASNFGRDRHPAWYHNVRANPAATLEIGTETLTALATVTEGDERDRLFAHVVTLQPGYAEYQKNTDRLIPIVAFTIKEPS; translated from the coding sequence GTGACCGGCACCTTCTGGTTCCTCGGCGGCACCGTCGACGTCAAACTCCCCGCCCACGACACCGACGGGCGCGCCTCCGTACTGGAGTTCACAGACCCCCACGACCAGTCGCCGCCGCTGCACGTCCACACCCGCGAAGACGAGATCTGGGCCGTCCTGGACGGGGAGATCACCTTCTTCGTCGGCGACCAGGAGTATGACCTCGGCCCGGGCGACGTGGCCTTCGGACCGCGCGGCGTCCCGCACAGCTACCGCGTCCGCAGCGAGAGCGCCCGCATGCTGGCCACGTTCGCACCCGCCGGCATCGAGGAGTGGTTCATCCGCAACGGCACCCCCGTCACCACCCTCGACCAGCTCCCCGCCCACTTCGACCTCAACGCCGCCATCACCACAGCCGCCGAATACGGCCTCCAAGTCGTCGGCCCCCCGCCCACCCGCACCCCCAAGGCCAGCGACGCCGTCCCCGCCGGCACCGCGACACCGGAGGAGGTACGGACCTGGAACCGCGGCATCCAGGACGAGTTCCGCGAGGGCGGCGGAAAGGTCGGCGGCGTCTTCAAGGGCGCCGACATGGCCCTGCTCACCACCACCGGCGCCAAGTCCGGCCGGCCCGCCACCACCCCGATCACGTACTACCGCGACGGCGACCGCATCCTCCTCGTCGCCTCCAACTTCGGCCGCGACCGCCACCCCGCCTGGTACCACAACGTACGCGCCAACCCCGCCGCCACCCTGGAGATCGGCACCGAGACCCTCACCGCCCTCGCCACCGTCACCGAAGGCGACGAACGCGACCGCCTCTTCGCCCACGTCGTCACACTCCAGCCCGGCTACGCCGAGTACCAGAAGAACACCGACCGGCTCATCCCGATCGTCGCCTTCACCATCAAGGAGCCCTCCTGA
- a CDS encoding TetR/AcrR family transcriptional regulator, whose amino-acid sequence MARTGRPRSFDTDEALDKAMRLFWAEGYEGASLNELTEVMGINRRSIYAAYGNKEELFRKAVDRYLDGPGAFVAEAMQQPTARQVAETMLHGCADAYTTPGCPRGCLLVQSALACGPEGEPARADLAARRELGVGALRERFERAQREGDLPEPVDADALARYLTTVGQGISVQAASGAAREDLHRVADQALAAWPGN is encoded by the coding sequence ATGGCCAGGACAGGACGGCCCCGCTCCTTCGACACCGACGAGGCCCTCGACAAGGCCATGAGGCTGTTCTGGGCCGAGGGCTACGAGGGCGCCTCGCTCAACGAGCTCACCGAGGTCATGGGCATCAACCGGCGCAGCATCTACGCCGCTTACGGCAACAAGGAGGAGCTGTTCCGCAAGGCCGTCGACCGCTATCTGGACGGCCCCGGCGCGTTCGTCGCCGAAGCCATGCAGCAGCCCACGGCCCGCCAGGTGGCCGAGACGATGCTGCACGGCTGCGCCGACGCCTACACCACGCCCGGCTGCCCGCGGGGCTGTCTGCTGGTGCAGTCCGCCCTCGCCTGCGGGCCCGAAGGCGAGCCGGCCCGCGCCGACCTCGCCGCCCGACGCGAGTTGGGAGTGGGTGCCCTGCGGGAGCGGTTCGAGCGCGCGCAGCGAGAGGGGGACCTGCCGGAGCCGGTCGATGCCGATGCCCTGGCCCGCTACCTGACCACCGTGGGCCAGGGCATCTCGGTGCAGGCCGCCAGCGGCGCCGCCCGCGAGGACCTGCACCGGGTCGCCGACCAAGCCCTCGCCGCCTGGCCCGGCAACTGA
- a CDS encoding NUDIX hydrolase, translating to MDDTQLSGRDVVRPVIIDSPKRLLLLIPCGDEGEISWMLPTIRMRPGETIRRAATRHLRRVVHLPALCISPLIGRLPRRDAPEGMQYVVVVRPAAESWPSAVRLALTPEACWWTTAELRSAHEPVEPSELLDFMDGYWAGWLPDGEISLE from the coding sequence ATGGATGACACCCAGCTGAGCGGCCGCGACGTGGTACGTCCCGTGATCATCGATTCACCAAAGCGCTTGCTCCTCCTGATCCCGTGCGGGGACGAGGGCGAAATCAGTTGGATGCTGCCGACGATCCGCATGCGCCCCGGGGAGACCATCCGGCGCGCAGCAACCCGTCATCTGCGTCGCGTCGTACATCTCCCCGCACTGTGCATTTCGCCCCTGATCGGTCGGCTCCCCCGCAGGGATGCACCCGAAGGCATGCAGTACGTCGTCGTGGTGCGCCCTGCGGCGGAGAGCTGGCCGTCGGCTGTGCGCCTCGCGCTCACCCCGGAAGCCTGCTGGTGGACGACAGCCGAGCTGAGGTCGGCCCACGAACCGGTCGAGCCCTCTGAACTGCTCGACTTCATGGACGGCTACTGGGCCGGGTGGCTGCCCGACGGAGAAATCTCGCTCGAATGA